From the SAR324 cluster bacterium genome, one window contains:
- a CDS encoding endonuclease/exonuclease/phosphatase family protein has protein sequence MRVVSYNIQYCKGRDGEIDPQRVVEAVQEADIIGFQEVDKAAARTGFIDQPQVLGDGFSDYFWVYGPTVDALSRHHPRGNERRQFGNMIVSRWPIVQSRNLLYTPRMGGANHLSVQLGLLETVIITPDGPLRAYCTHLHHLSPVLRLKQIEQLKQHSLEAPFEGSVISGSAGQDWSEGIDEHEVPFDALFFGDFNLKPGSPEYEALVGTPHPHDPSSRLLTIDGLADTWVLAGNKEEDGVSLIRDFNTGAGLRIDYVFVTAKLSQKVVGAWIDSEAVASDHQPYWVEFVSPLFD, from the coding sequence ATGAGAGTTGTTTCATACAATATTCAGTACTGCAAGGGGCGCGATGGCGAGATTGATCCCCAGCGAGTCGTCGAGGCAGTTCAGGAAGCCGATATTATTGGATTTCAAGAAGTCGATAAAGCAGCGGCACGGACAGGTTTTATCGACCAGCCACAAGTCCTGGGGGATGGTTTCTCAGATTATTTCTGGGTATATGGGCCAACAGTGGATGCGCTGTCACGACATCATCCAAGGGGGAATGAGCGGCGTCAGTTTGGCAATATGATTGTTTCTCGCTGGCCAATCGTCCAATCCAGAAATTTGCTCTACACCCCGAGAATGGGAGGAGCCAATCACCTCTCTGTACAACTGGGATTGTTGGAAACTGTGATCATCACACCCGATGGTCCACTTCGCGCCTATTGTACGCATCTTCATCACCTCTCTCCCGTGCTGCGTTTAAAACAAATCGAACAACTGAAGCAGCATTCCCTGGAAGCACCCTTCGAAGGTTCCGTGATTTCTGGTTCGGCAGGACAAGACTGGTCGGAGGGGATTGATGAACACGAGGTGCCGTTCGATGCTCTCTTTTTTGGTGACTTTAATTTAAAGCCTGGAAGCCCCGAGTATGAGGCGCTTGTGGGAACACCTCATCCCCATGATCCAAGTTCCAGGCTACTGACAATTGATGGCTTGGCAGATACCTGGGTTCTGGCCGGGAATAAAGAAGAAGATGGTGTGTCCTTGATTCGAGACTTCAACACAGGAGCTGGGCTGCGCATTGATTATGTTTTTGTGACTGCCAAACTATCTCAGAAAGTTGTAGGGGCATGGATTGATAGTGAGGCCGTGGCATCAGATCACCAACCCTATTGGGTAGAGTTTGTAAGCCCATTGTTTGATTGA
- a CDS encoding carbohydrate ABC transporter permease: MNSRSVSVLLIYLGLLAYAVVTLFPLLWMVITAMKSGRELFRLPPSLVPDLLMAGTPFVNFAAVFDKAGFLGAVLNSMLVATLAAFGQLITCSMAGFVFANLRNRVFTAIYVLLLSTMFFPTEVTLIPEFLLFRQLGWLDTLLPLIVPSFFVGAFGTLMMTEFFKSIPFEIEEAAILDGASSFGIFKDIYVPFGAPALASLFLVAFIANWDEVLRPVIFNSSPEVRTLPQFLLDFVGQYESQWTVLLAGSFLATLPLIMIYIGCQKWVVAGFARSSLK; this comes from the coding sequence ATGAATTCCCGTTCTGTCTCAGTGCTGTTGATCTATCTGGGATTGCTCGCTTATGCGGTTGTCACCCTCTTTCCACTGTTGTGGATGGTAATCACTGCAATGAAGTCAGGAAGAGAATTGTTCCGACTGCCCCCAAGTCTTGTGCCTGACCTTTTGATGGCTGGAACACCTTTCGTGAATTTTGCGGCGGTGTTTGACAAAGCAGGTTTTTTGGGAGCGGTACTGAACTCGATGCTGGTGGCAACTCTGGCAGCATTTGGACAGTTAATCACCTGTTCAATGGCGGGATTTGTCTTTGCAAATCTACGTAACCGAGTTTTCACAGCGATTTATGTACTCTTGCTAAGCACCATGTTCTTTCCGACTGAAGTAACCCTGATACCAGAGTTCTTACTTTTTCGGCAACTCGGATGGCTGGACACCTTACTGCCGTTGATCGTACCCTCCTTTTTCGTCGGAGCCTTCGGCACCCTGATGATGACGGAATTCTTCAAGAGCATCCCTTTTGAAATCGAAGAAGCTGCCATTCTGGACGGAGCAAGCTCTTTTGGCATCTTCAAGGATATCTACGTGCCTTTTGGTGCCCCTGCCCTGGCAAGCCTCTTTCTGGTCGCCTTTATTGCCAACTGGGATGAGGTCTTGCGGCCGGTAATCTTCAACAGTTCTCCAGAGGTGAGAACCCTTCCTCAGTTTCTTTTAGATTTTGTGGGGCAGTATGAATCACAGTGGACGGTCTTGCTGGCTGGATCATTTTTGGCAACCTTACCGTTGATCATGATCTACATTGGTTGCCAGAAATGGGTGGTTGCTGGCTTCGCGAGATCCAGCCTAAAGTAA
- a CDS encoding sugar ABC transporter permease, with protein sequence MNAVQRHHLRIAWWMILPCTIGLVCFRLFPILASFLISFTDWNIIGVPEFVGLNNYIQALTSPLGVKVLLNTLQYALVYVPLATILGFALALLVDTGIKGVVFFRTLYFLPFITATVAVAISWKWMFATRFGILNAFLSWLHLSDPIAWLSNPNVALISVAVVMVWKDTGFYMVLFLAGLQTIDRTLIEAAKLDGANRFAIVRDIILPQLAPMTFFVVLIAMINSAKTFEATISLTNGGPNNASTTLGYAIYQNAFVHFDMGLASAQSWVLCLIVGGISLLHYRLQQRKV encoded by the coding sequence ATGAATGCGGTTCAACGTCATCACCTGCGCATTGCCTGGTGGATGATCTTGCCCTGTACAATCGGATTAGTTTGCTTCCGGTTGTTTCCGATTCTCGCTTCCTTCCTGATCAGCTTCACAGACTGGAACATCATTGGTGTTCCTGAATTCGTTGGTCTAAATAACTACATTCAGGCTTTGACCTCGCCATTGGGAGTCAAGGTGCTGCTGAATACTCTCCAGTATGCCTTGGTCTATGTTCCCCTGGCAACGATTCTGGGATTTGCTCTAGCCTTATTGGTAGATACAGGCATCAAGGGTGTGGTCTTTTTCCGGACTCTCTATTTTCTGCCCTTCATTACTGCCACAGTGGCCGTAGCGATCAGTTGGAAATGGATGTTTGCCACCCGTTTCGGCATTCTCAACGCCTTCCTTTCCTGGCTGCATCTCTCTGATCCCATAGCCTGGCTCAGTAATCCAAATGTTGCTCTAATCTCTGTTGCAGTAGTGATGGTCTGGAAGGACACAGGATTCTATATGGTCTTGTTTCTAGCAGGTCTCCAGACAATTGATCGAACCCTGATTGAAGCTGCAAAGTTGGATGGAGCGAACCGCTTTGCCATCGTCCGGGACATCATTTTGCCCCAGTTGGCTCCAATGACGTTCTTCGTTGTGTTGATTGCCATGATCAACTCGGCAAAAACCTTCGAAGCAACTATCTCTCTGACCAATGGAGGCCCTAACAACGCCTCCACGACACTTGGATATGCCATTTACCAGAACGCCTTTGTCCACTTCGACATGGGGCTGGCGTCTGCCCAGAGCTGGGTGTTGTGTTTGATTGTCGGTGGGATTTCCTTGTTGCACTATCGTTTACAACAACGAAAAGTATGA
- a CDS encoding sugar ABC transporter substrate-binding protein, whose protein sequence is MKKLLKIFAALSVSSAILVGQVLAQSETVLKYMAWSDSELELEQPMIAAFEAANPGVKVESSAMPPKDYWPRLSALAAASDLPDVFWMSSGFIQSWQADGQIDNIADKVSGIKEAEWYGGAISVARLAGGVYSFPKNWVAPVLYYNTKMFDAAGLEYPNSNWRYDDFLKAAKALTLDTNNDGTPDQYGYWVYGRYAHIEPWVFRNGGRLLNADRTKLEPNAAALEALQFVTDLANVHEVAPKPEMMDGIRQQDVFPMGMAAMWVDGSWNIDGVRKTAGPDFSFGISQIPMGPSASKGNAVGYAWSDMMSVAPTSKQRDLSWKFIEHMTGPGNKVENFGGGKVPAYRPIAESEAWLERDQYPKNKEVILEIGLGQTTTSFTPNWSKWRGYAASAGGGMNGELDEVLNGRKSLQDAVDAFVEYGNSVLAGN, encoded by the coding sequence ATGAAGAAACTACTGAAGATCTTTGCTGCTCTCTCTGTAAGTTCGGCTATTTTGGTTGGACAGGTGCTTGCCCAGTCTGAAACAGTGTTAAAGTACATGGCCTGGTCAGATTCCGAACTGGAATTAGAACAGCCGATGATCGCCGCCTTTGAAGCAGCCAATCCTGGAGTTAAGGTAGAATCTAGCGCCATGCCTCCCAAGGATTATTGGCCTCGACTCTCAGCGTTGGCAGCAGCCAGTGACCTGCCTGATGTATTCTGGATGTCCTCCGGATTTATTCAGTCCTGGCAAGCAGATGGTCAGATCGACAACATTGCCGACAAAGTTTCAGGAATCAAGGAAGCAGAGTGGTATGGTGGAGCTATTTCAGTGGCTCGACTTGCTGGTGGGGTTTACTCCTTTCCGAAGAACTGGGTTGCACCAGTACTTTACTACAACACTAAGATGTTCGATGCGGCTGGTCTTGAATATCCAAACTCCAATTGGAGGTATGATGATTTCCTGAAGGCAGCCAAAGCACTTACGTTGGACACCAACAACGATGGCACTCCAGATCAATATGGTTACTGGGTTTATGGGAGATACGCACACATTGAACCCTGGGTATTTCGCAATGGTGGCCGTCTGCTCAATGCGGATCGAACGAAGTTAGAACCTAATGCAGCTGCCTTGGAAGCTCTTCAATTTGTGACTGATCTGGCAAATGTGCACGAGGTCGCTCCAAAGCCAGAAATGATGGATGGGATTCGACAACAAGATGTTTTCCCAATGGGAATGGCAGCCATGTGGGTAGATGGTTCTTGGAACATTGATGGTGTACGAAAAACTGCTGGACCAGATTTCTCATTCGGAATTTCACAAATCCCGATGGGGCCCTCTGCCAGTAAAGGAAATGCTGTTGGTTACGCCTGGTCTGACATGATGTCTGTTGCACCTACCAGCAAACAGCGTGACTTGTCTTGGAAGTTCATTGAGCACATGACCGGACCAGGTAACAAAGTTGAGAATTTTGGTGGAGGAAAAGTGCCTGCCTATCGTCCAATCGCTGAAAGTGAAGCTTGGTTGGAGAGAGATCAATATCCCAAGAACAAGGAAGTCATTCTGGAGATCGGCCTCGGACAGACCACAACTTCCTTTACGCCAAACTGGAGCAAGTGGCGTGGCTACGCAGCCTCGGCTGGTGGTGGGATGAACGGTGAGTTGGATGAGGTATTGAATGGCCGCAAGAGCCTGCAGGACGCCGTCGATGCCTTTGTCGAATATGGTAACTCTGTACTTGCTGGAAACTGA